The following are from one region of the Verrucomicrobiota bacterium genome:
- the acpP gene encoding acyl carrier protein: MADKTIEQRVKEIIVEQLGVNADQVTPDAKFIEDLGADSLDTVELVMALEEAFGNEIPDEQAEKLQSVGDVIKYIEETKQK, encoded by the coding sequence ATGGCTGATAAAACTATTGAACAACGAGTCAAAGAAATCATTGTCGAGCAGTTGGGCGTGAACGCCGACCAGGTCACACCGGATGCCAAGTTCATCGAAGACTTGGGCGCGGATTCCCTCGACACTGTCGAACTGGTCATGGCGCTGGAAGAGGCGTTTGGCAACGAAATCCCCGACGAACAGGCCGAGAAACTCCAAAGCGTCGGCGATGTCATCAAATACATCGAGGAGACCAAGCAAAAGTAG
- a CDS encoding fucose isomerase: MKTPTPLKPKHVYLVANGDLRLSANQKCWPAQAVMEAAIAKALRAEGWTVVRAHPFDKMKQHGFVDSQKIGIEVFRRLDPNAPLIVAECVWQYSQHVLPGLFTHRGPILTVANWSGTWPGLVGMLNLNASLTKMGVRYSTLWSEKFTDVFFKDGLRQWLTDGVVTHDQSHVQDLARLKLPLADEQIGRRFAHELKKQKAIMGVFDEGCMGMHNAIIPDELLNPTGLFKERLSQSALYAATRAVSDFEAKGIYEWLKKKGMKFVLGRDEEAELTENQILQQCKMYIAAVRLADEFGCATIGIQYQQGLKDLTPASDLVEGLLNNVDRPPVKCAKTGRVLFAGEALPHFNEVDECAGLDGLVTYRLWRELGLAPENTLHDLRWGRPYKGDGVNDYVWVFLISGAAPPAHFIGGFKGASSERQPPMYFRLGGGTLKGISKPGHIVWSRAFIMEGKLHCDLGVAKVVELPRKETERRWRETTPQWPIMHAVLDGVTRDQMMARHKSNHIQVVYAPNETQVHRAARIKAAALAELGLEVHLCGNVRID, translated from the coding sequence ATGAAAACTCCCACTCCTCTGAAACCGAAACACGTTTACCTCGTGGCCAACGGCGATCTTCGCCTCTCTGCCAACCAGAAATGCTGGCCCGCGCAAGCCGTGATGGAGGCCGCCATCGCCAAGGCGTTGAGGGCCGAGGGCTGGACGGTCGTTCGCGCGCACCCTTTCGACAAAATGAAGCAGCATGGCTTTGTCGATTCGCAAAAGATAGGCATCGAAGTCTTTCGTCGGCTTGATCCGAACGCGCCGCTCATAGTCGCCGAGTGCGTCTGGCAATACAGCCAGCATGTGCTGCCGGGCTTGTTCACCCATCGCGGGCCGATTCTCACCGTCGCCAACTGGAGCGGCACATGGCCGGGACTGGTCGGCATGTTGAATTTGAATGCGTCTTTGACCAAGATGGGTGTTCGCTACAGCACGCTCTGGAGCGAGAAGTTCACGGACGTTTTTTTCAAGGACGGTTTGCGACAATGGTTGACCGATGGCGTCGTCACGCACGATCAAAGTCATGTTCAGGATCTCGCCCGCTTGAAACTTCCACTCGCGGACGAACAGATTGGTCGGCGGTTCGCGCACGAATTGAAAAAGCAGAAAGCCATCATGGGCGTGTTCGACGAAGGTTGCATGGGGATGCACAACGCCATCATTCCCGACGAACTGCTCAATCCCACCGGCCTTTTCAAGGAACGACTGAGTCAGTCGGCCTTGTATGCCGCCACGCGAGCGGTCTCGGATTTCGAGGCAAAAGGCATTTATGAATGGCTCAAGAAAAAGGGAATGAAGTTCGTGCTAGGTCGCGATGAAGAAGCGGAACTGACTGAGAATCAAATCCTACAGCAATGCAAAATGTATATCGCCGCGGTGCGCCTGGCCGATGAATTCGGTTGCGCGACCATCGGTATCCAGTATCAGCAAGGGTTGAAGGACCTCACGCCGGCCAGCGACCTCGTGGAAGGATTGTTGAACAACGTGGACCGCCCGCCGGTGAAATGCGCGAAAACCGGGCGGGTGCTGTTCGCTGGTGAAGCTTTGCCGCATTTCAACGAGGTGGACGAATGCGCCGGACTCGACGGTCTTGTGACGTATCGCCTTTGGCGCGAACTCGGTCTTGCGCCGGAGAACACACTCCACGATTTGCGCTGGGGACGACCCTACAAGGGCGACGGAGTGAATGACTACGTTTGGGTCTTTCTGATTTCCGGCGCCGCGCCGCCGGCGCATTTCATCGGCGGCTTCAAGGGCGCGAGCAGTGAGCGTCAGCCGCCAATGTATTTCCGATTGGGCGGCGGCACGTTGAAAGGGATTTCCAAGCCCGGCCACATCGTCTGGAGTCGCGCGTTCATCATGGAGGGGAAATTGCATTGCGATTTGGGCGTGGCCAAAGTCGTCGAACTGCCGCGCAAGGAAACCGAGCGCCGCTGGCGCGAAACCACGCCGCAATGGCCCATCATGCACGCCGTGCTCGATGGCGTGACTCGCGACCAGATGATGGCGCGCCACAAGTCCAACCACATCCAGGTCGTCTATGCGCCGAACGAAACGCAGGTCCATCGCGCGGCGCGCATCAAGGCGGCGGCGCTGGCCGAACTCGGGCTGGAGGTGCATTTGTGCGGGAACGTGCGGATTGATTGA
- the fabG gene encoding 3-oxoacyl-[acyl-carrier-protein] reductase, producing MNQLDNHIAVVTGAGRGIGRAIALKFAAEGADVVCVSRTAENSDKVAAEIRTVGRKAWAHAVDVADAAAVSAAAEKILAECGRVDILVNNAGVTRDGLLMRMSEEHWDTVLDTNLKGAFLFTKAFTRSFLKQRAGRIINIASVVGLTGNAGQANYAASKAGLIGFTKSVASELASRGITCNALAPGFIETDMTAALNEAMRAELLKKIPLNSFGQAEDIANAALFLASPAARYVTGQVLTVDGGMVM from the coding sequence ATGAACCAACTCGACAATCACATCGCCGTCGTCACCGGTGCGGGTCGCGGCATTGGGCGCGCCATTGCGCTGAAGTTTGCCGCGGAAGGCGCGGATGTCGTCTGCGTTTCGCGCACAGCGGAAAACTCCGACAAAGTGGCCGCCGAAATCCGGACCGTGGGTCGCAAAGCCTGGGCGCACGCCGTCGATGTGGCGGATGCGGCAGCGGTTTCTGCGGCCGCCGAAAAAATTCTGGCCGAGTGCGGCAGGGTGGACATTCTGGTGAACAACGCGGGCGTCACGCGCGACGGATTGCTGATGCGCATGAGCGAGGAGCATTGGGACACGGTGCTCGACACAAACTTGAAGGGCGCATTCCTGTTCACCAAGGCTTTCACACGCAGCTTTCTAAAGCAGCGCGCCGGGCGCATCATCAACATCGCGTCTGTCGTCGGCCTGACGGGTAACGCCGGTCAGGCGAATTACGCCGCGAGCAAGGCCGGCTTGATCGGTTTCACGAAGTCCGTGGCTTCGGAGCTTGCTTCTCGCGGGATTACCTGCAATGCGTTGGCACCGGGATTCATTGAAACGGACATGACCGCCGCGTTGAATGAAGCGATGCGGGCGGAGTTGTTGAAAAAAATTCCCTTGAACAGTTTCGGCCAGGCGGAGGACATTGCCAATGCCGCCTTGTTTCTCGCAAGTCCGGCGGCCCGTTATGTGACGGGGCAGGTCTTGACGGTCGATGGTGGGATGGTGATGTAA
- a CDS encoding ribulokinase: protein MKSSPSRSGKTKQYVIGVDFGTLSGRALLVDVHTGEEVTSAVYEYADGVIETTLPGDKKRLPPDTALQNPADYLTALSATIPKVLRAAKVKPEQIIGLGTDFTCCTMLPTKADGTPLCFDKKWRKNPHAWVKLWKHHAAQPEANFINEIGHQGNEPFLATYGGKYSSEWFFSKLLETVNHAPEVYDAADRFIEAGDWIVWQLCGAERRCVSAAGFKAMWVYPDGKGGWTYPSPDFFQPLHPKLENVVVEKFSAKLYPLGSRAGGLTAAMAKLTGLREGTPVAVGNIDAHVAVPACTVTTPGKLVMIMGTSTCHLLIGETRQEVEGMCGVVKDGVVPGFWGYEAGQAGVGDLFAWYVGQGVPAYVQAEAKKSGKSVYQILERKAAALKPGESGLLALDWWNGNRSVLVDADLTGLLIGATLTTKPHEIYRALVEATAFGTRKIIEAFTNKGVAIDELYACGGLAQKNPLLMQIYSNVTGRPIKVAESEQTCALGAAMQAAVAAGAYPKIHAAALKMARVRKKSYQPDFRNKPIYDQLYAEYTRLHDWFGRDPHGTMKVLKQLKVRVLSRTEK, encoded by the coding sequence ATGAAGTCGTCACCTTCTCGTTCTGGCAAAACGAAGCAGTATGTCATCGGCGTGGATTTCGGCACGCTGTCCGGTCGCGCGTTGCTGGTGGATGTCCACACGGGCGAGGAAGTCACCTCCGCGGTTTATGAATACGCCGATGGAGTCATCGAAACGACTTTGCCGGGCGACAAGAAGCGATTGCCGCCAGACACCGCCCTGCAAAACCCGGCGGACTATCTGACGGCATTGTCCGCCACCATCCCCAAGGTGCTCCGCGCGGCGAAAGTGAAGCCAGAACAGATTATCGGATTGGGCACGGACTTCACCTGTTGCACGATGCTGCCGACCAAGGCTGACGGCACGCCGCTTTGTTTCGACAAAAAGTGGCGCAAGAATCCGCACGCCTGGGTAAAACTCTGGAAACATCACGCCGCACAGCCCGAGGCGAATTTCATCAACGAGATTGGGCATCAGGGAAATGAGCCGTTCCTCGCGACGTATGGCGGCAAGTATTCGAGCGAATGGTTTTTCTCCAAGCTGCTGGAGACGGTCAACCACGCGCCGGAAGTCTATGACGCCGCCGATCGTTTCATTGAAGCGGGTGATTGGATTGTCTGGCAACTGTGCGGGGCGGAACGTCGGTGTGTGTCCGCGGCGGGTTTCAAAGCCATGTGGGTTTATCCGGACGGCAAAGGTGGATGGACTTATCCCAGCCCGGATTTTTTCCAGCCGTTGCATCCGAAGCTGGAGAACGTGGTTGTGGAGAAGTTCAGCGCCAAACTCTATCCGCTCGGCAGTCGAGCGGGCGGCTTGACGGCCGCGATGGCGAAGCTCACGGGATTGCGCGAAGGCACGCCGGTGGCAGTGGGTAACATCGACGCGCACGTGGCGGTGCCGGCCTGCACGGTCACGACACCGGGCAAGCTGGTGATGATCATGGGCACGTCCACCTGTCATTTGCTCATCGGCGAAACGCGGCAGGAAGTGGAAGGTATGTGCGGCGTGGTAAAAGACGGCGTGGTGCCGGGATTTTGGGGTTACGAAGCAGGGCAGGCTGGCGTGGGGGATTTGTTTGCCTGGTATGTGGGGCAAGGTGTTCCAGCTTATGTCCAAGCCGAGGCAAAAAAAAGCGGCAAGAGCGTTTACCAGATTTTGGAGAGGAAAGCTGCTGCGCTCAAGCCGGGAGAAAGCGGTTTGCTCGCGCTGGACTGGTGGAATGGCAACCGGTCCGTGCTGGTGGACGCCGACCTGACCGGGCTGCTCATCGGTGCCACGCTGACCACCAAGCCACACGAGATTTATCGCGCGCTCGTTGAGGCGACAGCGTTTGGCACACGCAAAATCATTGAAGCGTTCACGAATAAGGGAGTTGCCATTGACGAACTTTACGCTTGCGGCGGTCTGGCGCAAAAAAATCCGCTACTGATGCAAATTTATTCCAACGTGACAGGCCGGCCGATCAAGGTCGCCGAGTCGGAACAAACTTGCGCGCTTGGCGCAGCAATGCAGGCGGCGGTTGCGGCCGGCGCGTATCCGAAGATTCACGCCGCAGCGTTGAAAATGGCGCGCGTGCGGAAGAAAAGTTATCAGCCGGACTTCCGGAACAAGCCGATCTACGACCAGCTTTATGCCGAATATACGCGGCTGCATGATTGGTTTGGACGCGATCCGCACGGCACGATGAAGGTGTTAAAGCAGCTCAAAGTCCGAGTGCTGAGTCGAACAGAGAAATGA
- the fabF gene encoding beta-ketoacyl-ACP synthase II: protein MASNPTNRRVVITGLGVVSSLGQQMDTFWNNLLAGQCGIDKITAFDVSNYDCKIAAEVKDFNPAPAFPSPKEIRRTDRFSQFGVFAGREALLDSGMELDKLNRDEIGVFIGSGIGGLHTVEEQHKILLNKGPGRLSPFMIPMLILNMASGMFSMYQKLRGPNVATCSACATSTHAIGEAWRTIKMGDANAIFAGGAEATIVPLGIGGFCAMKAMSTRNDEPKRSSRPFDKERDGFVMGEGAGVVVLEELEHAKKRGAKVYCEVVGYGSTADASHVTAPAPEGEGAARCMKLALRSAGLNPTDISYINAHGTSTPQGDICETQAIKTVFGEHAKKLAVSSTKGATGHMLGAAGAVEMAVCCKAIQTGVVPPTINYENPDPDCDLDYVPNKAREMTVNAIINNSFGFGGHNASIVAKRFVG from the coding sequence ATGGCCAGCAACCCAACCAACCGCAGGGTGGTGATCACCGGCCTCGGTGTCGTCTCTTCATTGGGGCAGCAGATGGACACGTTTTGGAACAACCTCCTTGCCGGACAATGCGGCATCGACAAAATCACCGCCTTCGATGTTTCCAACTACGACTGCAAAATCGCCGCCGAGGTGAAGGATTTCAATCCCGCGCCTGCGTTCCCTTCGCCCAAGGAAATCCGCCGCACCGATCGCTTCTCACAATTCGGGGTGTTCGCCGGCCGGGAGGCGCTGCTCGATTCCGGCATGGAACTCGACAAGTTGAATCGCGACGAAATCGGCGTATTCATCGGCTCTGGCATCGGCGGACTTCACACCGTCGAAGAGCAGCACAAGATTTTGTTGAATAAAGGCCCTGGCCGACTCTCGCCGTTCATGATCCCGATGCTCATTCTGAACATGGCGTCGGGCATGTTCTCCATGTATCAAAAGCTGCGTGGACCAAACGTCGCCACCTGCTCCGCCTGCGCCACCTCCACGCACGCCATCGGCGAAGCGTGGCGGACGATCAAGATGGGCGACGCCAATGCAATCTTCGCCGGCGGCGCGGAAGCCACCATCGTGCCCCTCGGCATCGGCGGATTCTGCGCCATGAAAGCCATGAGCACCCGCAACGACGAACCCAAGCGCTCTTCGCGGCCTTTCGACAAGGAACGTGATGGATTTGTGATGGGCGAAGGCGCGGGCGTCGTTGTGCTGGAGGAACTCGAACATGCAAAGAAGCGCGGCGCGAAGGTTTATTGCGAAGTTGTCGGCTACGGCAGCACCGCGGACGCCAGCCATGTCACCGCTCCGGCCCCGGAAGGTGAGGGCGCGGCCCGCTGCATGAAGTTGGCGTTGCGCTCCGCCGGCCTGAATCCTACGGACATTTCCTACATCAACGCCCACGGCACTTCCACGCCGCAGGGCGACATCTGCGAAACGCAGGCGATCAAAACCGTTTTCGGCGAGCACGCGAAGAAACTCGCCGTCAGTTCCACCAAAGGCGCGACTGGCCACATGCTCGGCGCCGCCGGCGCGGTAGAAATGGCCGTCTGTTGCAAGGCGATCCAGACCGGCGTCGTGCCGCCGACGATCAACTACGAAAACCCCGATCCGGATTGCGATCTGGATTACGTTCCCAACAAGGCGCGCGAAATGACCGTCAACGCCATCATCAACAACTCGTTTGGATTTGGCGGGCACAATGCGAGCATCGTGGCGAAGAGGTTTGTGGGGTAG
- a CDS encoding N-acetyltransferase, protein MIVRAATHADVSGILEIYNEAVLNTTASYDYEPRTLDQRIVWFDDHVKNNYPVFVAVNEANRIVGWSSLGRFHDRIGYRFTAENSVYVAAGQRGKGIGTLLMPPLIDGARERGLHAIVALIDAENESSIRLHDRFAFERVGLLKQVGFKFNRWLDVVYMERLL, encoded by the coding sequence ATGATTGTACGCGCCGCAACCCACGCTGACGTTTCCGGAATTCTGGAAATCTACAATGAGGCTGTGCTCAACACGACCGCGTCGTATGATTACGAGCCGCGCACCCTGGACCAACGAATCGTGTGGTTTGACGATCATGTTAAAAACAATTACCCGGTATTCGTCGCGGTGAACGAAGCGAACCGGATTGTCGGCTGGTCGTCGCTAGGCCGTTTTCACGATCGCATCGGTTATCGTTTTACCGCTGAGAATTCTGTTTATGTGGCAGCCGGCCAACGCGGAAAGGGGATCGGAACGCTGCTCATGCCACCCTTGATTGACGGAGCGCGCGAACGCGGATTACACGCCATAGTCGCCCTCATCGACGCTGAAAACGAATCGAGTATCCGACTCCACGACCGGTTCGCCTTTGAACGCGTGGGGCTGCTGAAACAGGTTGGGTTCAAATTCAACCGCTGGCTTGATGTGGTCTATATGGAGCGGCTGCTCTGA
- a CDS encoding thymidine phosphorylase: MNFLSIIELKREGHPLTTNQIRETISAYTAGKMSDYQMAAMLMAIYFRGLNTEETTALTLAMRDSGDVLKFPRDERPLVDKHSTGGVGDKASLPLAPLLACLGFRVPMISGRGLGITGGTLDKLESIPGFKTSLPTERIVEIVQIVGCVICGQTDRMVPADKKLYALRDMTGTVPSIPLIVSSILSKKLAESLDALVLDVKFGSAAFMQTKAQARELAQAMVALGNECGVNTRALLTNMNAPLGRAAGNWLEVKEAVAVLETPHPIPLPVRRGEGGRRPGEGRREDLRKLVLSCAAHLLVQTDKAKSLDAALKQVEDCLNSGAPRKKWDEMLVAQGADLDVFNRRLALDHTATVVKELKATKAGFVSRCDARLIGEIVRDLGGGRLSKESIINYDVGVDRLAKPGDEVRVGSMLARIHAADRAQAKTALARLRTAFDISDQPPDLPPLIRDTVLA; this comes from the coding sequence ATGAACTTCTTGTCGATAATCGAATTAAAGCGCGAAGGTCATCCCCTCACAACTAACCAAATCCGCGAAACCATCTCCGCATACACCGCCGGAAAAATGTCCGACTACCAAATGGCCGCGATGCTCATGGCCATTTACTTTCGGGGCTTGAATACGGAGGAAACCACCGCGCTCACGCTCGCCATGCGCGATTCCGGGGACGTTCTGAAGTTTCCGCGAGACGAGCGTCCCCTCGTGGACAAACACTCCACCGGCGGCGTCGGCGACAAAGCTTCGCTTCCACTGGCACCGTTGCTTGCCTGCCTCGGCTTTCGCGTGCCGATGATTTCCGGTCGCGGCCTCGGCATCACCGGCGGCACACTCGACAAGCTGGAATCCATTCCCGGTTTCAAGACCTCGCTGCCCACCGAGCGCATCGTCGAGATCGTGCAAATCGTCGGCTGCGTCATCTGCGGCCAGACCGACCGCATGGTGCCCGCGGACAAAAAGCTCTACGCCCTGCGCGACATGACTGGCACCGTGCCGAGCATTCCGCTCATCGTCTCCTCCATTCTTTCCAAAAAACTAGCCGAAAGCCTCGACGCGCTTGTGCTCGACGTGAAGTTCGGCAGCGCCGCGTTCATGCAAACGAAGGCGCAAGCTCGCGAACTCGCGCAAGCCATGGTCGCCCTCGGCAACGAGTGCGGCGTGAACACACGCGCGCTGCTCACGAACATGAACGCGCCGTTGGGTCGCGCTGCGGGTAATTGGCTGGAGGTGAAGGAAGCGGTTGCAGTTCTTGAAACCCCTCACCCCATCCCTCTCCCCGTCCGACGGGGAGAGGGTGGCCGGAGGCCGGGTGAGGGGCGACGCGAAGACCTACGCAAACTCGTCCTCAGTTGTGCCGCGCATCTGCTCGTGCAGACCGACAAGGCCAAATCTCTCGACGCCGCACTCAAGCAGGTCGAGGACTGCCTGAACTCCGGTGCCCCACGCAAGAAGTGGGACGAAATGCTGGTGGCGCAAGGAGCAGACCTGGACGTGTTCAACCGGCGGCTTGCGCTCGACCACACCGCGACAGTCGTAAAGGAATTGAAGGCGACGAAGGCGGGATTCGTGTCCCGATGCGACGCACGGCTCATCGGCGAAATCGTTCGTGACCTCGGCGGCGGCCGGCTCTCGAAGGAATCCATCATCAATTACGACGTGGGTGTGGACCGTCTCGCCAAACCGGGTGATGAAGTGAGGGTGGGTTCGATGCTCGCACGCATTCATGCTGCTGACCGAGCGCAAGCCAAAACAGCTCTAGCCAGGTTGCGAACAGCTTTCGACATTTCTGATCAGCCACCGGACTTGCCGCCGTTGATTCGGGACACAGTTTTGGCGTGA
- the fabD gene encoding ACP S-malonyltransferase, with product MSKTALLFAGQGAQVVGMGKDFATAFPSARAWFDRANATLGYDFTAICFNGPDAELTRTENAQPGIFLVSWVAFQLLKERVGVQASACSTTDTLKRELQLEFEATAGLSLGEFTALTSAGALSFEDGLRVVRQRGRFMQEACEVTKGGMAAVIGLDEAPTREVCAEAGVVLANLNCPGQLVISGEAERIAKACELAKAKGAKRAIPLPVAGAYHSPLMASAQAKLQVELGKSKILVPTVPVISNVTGLPHTTPDQISSQLVLQVTSSVRWEESMRHLLAQGFTRFIELGPGTALSGFMKRIDKNAQMLNVADVASLEATVRVLVA from the coding sequence ATGAGCAAAACCGCACTGCTGTTTGCCGGGCAAGGCGCGCAGGTCGTCGGCATGGGGAAAGACTTCGCTACTGCATTCCCGTCCGCCCGCGCGTGGTTCGACCGCGCCAACGCCACGCTCGGCTACGATTTCACAGCCATTTGCTTCAACGGACCGGACGCCGAATTGACCAGGACCGAAAACGCGCAGCCCGGCATCTTCCTCGTGAGCTGGGTCGCGTTCCAATTGCTGAAGGAGCGCGTTGGAGTTCAAGCTTCAGCTTGTTCCACCACTGACACGCTAAAGCGTGAACTCCAACTTGAATTCGAGGCGACGGCGGGATTGTCGCTCGGTGAATTCACGGCGTTGACGTCGGCGGGCGCGTTGAGTTTCGAGGACGGTCTGCGCGTCGTGCGCCAGCGCGGTCGCTTCATGCAGGAGGCGTGCGAGGTGACCAAAGGCGGCATGGCAGCCGTCATCGGCCTCGACGAAGCGCCCACGCGCGAAGTCTGCGCCGAAGCGGGCGTGGTGCTGGCGAATCTGAATTGCCCCGGCCAGCTCGTCATTTCCGGTGAAGCAGAACGAATCGCGAAGGCGTGTGAACTTGCCAAAGCGAAGGGGGCGAAGCGAGCGATTCCATTGCCGGTGGCGGGCGCATATCACTCGCCGCTGATGGCCAGCGCACAAGCGAAACTTCAGGTAGAACTCGGCAAATCAAAAATCCTGGTGCCAACCGTTCCTGTTATTTCCAATGTTACCGGACTACCACACACCACTCCCGACCAGATCAGCTCGCAGCTCGTCCTGCAAGTCACGTCGTCGGTTCGCTGGGAAGAGTCCATGCGCCACCTGCTGGCTCAGGGCTTCACCCGGTTCATCGAACTTGGGCCGGGGACAGCGCTGAGCGGTTTCATGAAGCGCATCGACAAGAACGCGCAGATGCTCAATGTGGCGGATGTGGCGAGTTTGGAAGCCACGGTGAGGGTATTGGTTGCGTGA
- a CDS encoding rhamnulokinase, protein MTNHHLACDLGAESGRLMLGTLAKGKLALEELHRFPNTPIKAGESLHWNIPRLFDELKVGLKKAAARKLPIASISCDAWGVDYLLFAADGSLMSPTFHYRDPRNPRVVDKVHWLVSWETIFEETGIQFMAFNTLYQLAAETPERLARADRLLLIGDGINFMLSGVAKTDESMASTTQLYNPRTKTWSKKLIQALGLPEKIFTPIVPSGTRLGPLKREVVGETGLATMEVIASCSHDTGAAVAAVPAADSNWAYISSGTWSLMGVELAKPIINDRCRELNFTNEVGYGRTIRLLKNIIGLWLVQECRREWAEAGHEFDYADLAALAASAPRFVSLINPADARFIGPGDMPAKIAAFCRETAQPVPTSHGAFIRCALESLALLYRRTLNQLEELVCRKIERLHIVGGGSKNELLNQFTANAVQIPVLAGPVEATAAGNVLVQAIALGELPSLTVARQVVRDSFPMTMVQPQDKMGWETAYQRFLGFWRR, encoded by the coding sequence ATGACCAACCACCATCTTGCTTGTGACTTGGGCGCGGAGAGCGGGCGGTTGATGCTGGGAACGCTCGCGAAAGGAAAGCTCGCCCTCGAAGAACTTCATCGCTTTCCCAACACGCCGATCAAGGCGGGCGAGTCGCTGCATTGGAACATTCCGAGATTATTCGACGAGCTGAAGGTGGGACTGAAAAAGGCCGCCGCCCGCAAGCTGCCCATCGCCAGCATCAGTTGCGATGCTTGGGGAGTGGATTACTTGCTGTTCGCGGCGGACGGTTCGTTGATGTCGCCGACGTTTCATTACCGCGACCCGCGCAATCCGCGTGTGGTGGACAAAGTCCATTGGCTTGTCTCTTGGGAAACCATTTTTGAGGAGACGGGTATCCAGTTCATGGCCTTCAACACACTTTATCAGTTGGCAGCGGAAACGCCGGAGCGACTCGCGCGGGCTGACCGGCTTCTACTCATCGGCGATGGCATCAATTTCATGTTGTCTGGTGTTGCGAAAACGGATGAATCGATGGCCAGTACCACGCAGCTTTACAATCCGCGTACCAAGACTTGGTCGAAGAAACTAATTCAAGCCCTCGGTCTTCCGGAAAAAATCTTTACGCCGATCGTCCCATCGGGTACCCGCCTTGGACCGCTCAAACGCGAAGTTGTCGGAGAAACAGGACTCGCAACGATGGAAGTTATTGCATCGTGTTCGCACGACACCGGCGCAGCAGTAGCCGCGGTGCCGGCTGCCGATTCGAACTGGGCTTACATCAGTTCCGGCACGTGGTCGTTGATGGGCGTGGAACTTGCCAAGCCGATCATCAATGATCGTTGCCGCGAGTTGAATTTCACCAACGAGGTCGGTTACGGCAGAACCATCCGGTTGTTGAAGAACATCATTGGGCTTTGGCTCGTACAGGAGTGCCGGCGTGAATGGGCTGAGGCGGGCCATGAGTTCGATTACGCTGATCTGGCCGCGCTCGCCGCCAGTGCGCCACGGTTTGTTTCGCTCATCAATCCCGCCGATGCGCGGTTCATTGGCCCCGGTGACATGCCGGCCAAGATCGCCGCCTTCTGCCGGGAAACCGCCCAGCCTGTTCCAACAAGTCACGGCGCATTCATCCGTTGCGCATTGGAAAGTCTGGCGTTGCTCTATCGCCGCACCTTGAATCAATTGGAAGAACTGGTCTGCAGAAAGATCGAGAGACTGCACATCGTAGGGGGTGGTTCAAAGAATGAGTTGCTTAATCAATTCACCGCGAACGCTGTTCAAATCCCGGTTTTGGCCGGGCCAGTCGAGGCCACGGCGGCGGGCAATGTTCTAGTACAGGCCATCGCGCTCGGCGAATTGCCGTCGCTGACGGTGGCCAGGCAGGTGGTGCGGGATTCGTTTCCGATGACGATGGTTCAACCGCAGGACAAGATGGGATGGGAAACAGCTTATCAACGCTTCCTCGGTTTCTGGCGGAGGTAG